A stretch of the Candidatus Jettenia sp. AMX2 genome encodes the following:
- a CDS encoding type IV pilus twitching motility protein PilT, whose amino-acid sequence MDIIGLLEFAKKENASDIHISSGEPLMIRIHGEIRKIDTPPLNKEEVHKILYDILNDQQRKIYEEFHELDFAIAFSDTGRFRVNAFLQQRGDSIVFRTIPTTIPTLEQLGVPKIIEDLTKKEKGLILVTGPTGCGKSTTLAAMINLINHEEKCHILTIEDPIEFVHTSRNSLINQRELGPHTHSFANALKSALREDPDVILVGEMRDLETISLALTAAETGHLVFGTLHTSSAPKTVDRIIDVFPPEQQGQVRTMFSESIQAVITQQLIKRKDGKGRVAALEIMIGTTAVRNLIRENKIAQIPSSIQTGRQHGMQTMDQAIVELCQKGMVSRESIEKLVSNPSVLSGI is encoded by the coding sequence TTGGATATTATAGGTCTTTTAGAATTTGCCAAGAAAGAAAATGCATCAGATATTCATATAAGTTCAGGGGAACCCCTTATGATCCGCATCCATGGAGAAATAAGAAAAATCGACACCCCGCCCTTGAATAAAGAAGAGGTACATAAGATACTCTATGATATCCTTAATGACCAACAACGAAAGATCTATGAGGAATTTCATGAATTGGATTTTGCCATTGCGTTCAGCGATACCGGACGCTTCAGGGTAAATGCCTTTCTGCAGCAAAGAGGCGATTCTATTGTATTCAGAACTATACCAACAACAATCCCTACCCTGGAACAGTTAGGTGTGCCGAAAATTATTGAAGATTTAACAAAAAAAGAAAAAGGACTCATTCTCGTAACAGGTCCGACAGGCTGCGGCAAGTCAACGACACTGGCTGCAATGATCAACCTTATCAACCACGAGGAAAAATGTCATATCCTCACCATTGAGGACCCTATCGAATTTGTACATACATCCAGAAATAGTCTTATTAACCAAAGGGAACTTGGACCACACACCCACAGTTTTGCCAATGCCTTAAAGTCCGCATTGCGCGAAGACCCCGATGTTATCCTTGTCGGTGAAATGAGGGATCTGGAGACCATTTCTCTGGCGCTTACCGCTGCCGAAACCGGACACCTTGTATTCGGGACACTCCACACATCCAGCGCACCCAAAACAGTTGACAGAATCATTGATGTTTTTCCTCCGGAACAACAGGGGCAGGTAAGAACGATGTTTTCTGAATCTATCCAAGCGGTTATTACCCAGCAACTGATAAAACGAAAGGACGGAAAAGGACGTGTTGCAGCATTAGAGATCATGATTGGTACAACCGCGGTCAGAAACCTGATAAGAGAAAACAAAATTGCCCAGATTCCCTCATCCATACAAACTGGCCGTCAGCATGGTATGCAAACTATGGACCAGGCTATCGTTGAACTCTGTCAAAAGGGCATGGTTTCCAGAGAATCAATTGAAAAACTGGTAAGTAACCCAAGTGTACTGAGTGGTATTTAA
- a CDS encoding carboxymuconolactone decarboxylase family protein: protein MAAGAPVYIGEVLSPKLAELLSIAFDASITHMYAPGTRRHIKVALKLGATMEEIMEVLKICVALGVQACNLSVPILAAELGRFEAAGETGRTKR, encoded by the coding sequence ATCGCCGCCGGCGCCCCGGTTTACATTGGCGAAGTCCTCTCGCCCAAGTTGGCGGAACTTCTTAGTATTGCTTTCGATGCCTCCATCACCCACATGTATGCGCCGGGGACGCGCCGGCACATCAAGGTGGCCCTGAAACTCGGCGCCACAATGGAGGAGATCATGGAGGTCCTCAAAATTTGCGTCGCCCTGGGCGTGCAGGCGTGCAACCTCAGCGTGCCGATCCTGGCGGCGGAGTTGGGACGGTTTGAGGCGGCCGGAGAGACAGGCCGAACAAAACGCTGA
- a CDS encoding TIGR04255 family protein, producing the protein MGEMLKNSPLVEAVCEFLFDPESEWDWTVPGRLFEKIGKEFSERAEVHRLGVTVQQLSRKNTQPPVIESGPERIQLKRSDGSAMVQVGPRQLIINHLRPYQNWDTFCELISRVYSAYLNVIKSGQISRLGLRYINQIDLAGFSSDWKKIISIWPSFPNKLKRDVATFFQRYELKHDKPEGLLIHQTGLIQSDDKSMVVLDLDFISTAVSELVEKDKITEWLNQAHDRVEESFIDSLEPDAYIWLKEGKK; encoded by the coding sequence ATGGGAGAGATGCTTAAAAATTCCCCACTCGTTGAAGCAGTTTGTGAGTTTCTGTTTGACCCGGAATCGGAGTGGGATTGGACAGTTCCTGGCCGCTTATTTGAAAAAATAGGTAAAGAGTTTTCTGAACGTGCAGAGGTACATCGTTTAGGAGTAACAGTTCAACAGTTAAGCAGAAAAAATACACAGCCACCTGTCATTGAATCGGGGCCTGAAAGGATTCAGCTAAAGCGGTCAGATGGTAGCGCAATGGTCCAGGTAGGCCCAAGACAATTAATTATTAACCATTTACGACCTTATCAAAATTGGGACACATTTTGTGAGTTGATATCTCGGGTTTATTCAGCATATTTAAACGTAATCAAAAGTGGACAAATATCACGACTTGGCCTACGATACATCAACCAAATAGATCTCGCAGGATTTAGTTCTGACTGGAAAAAAATAATTTCCATATGGCCATCGTTTCCGAATAAACTTAAACGGGATGTTGCTACATTTTTTCAAAGATATGAATTAAAACATGATAAGCCAGAAGGATTACTTATCCATCAGACAGGTCTCATTCAGTCCGATGATAAATCCATGGTTGTGTTAGATCTTGATTTTATCTCAACTGCGGTTTCTGAATTAGTCGAAAAAGATAAAATTACTGAATGGCTTAATCAGGCACACGATCGAGTTGAAGAGTCTTTCATTGATTCATTGGAGCCAGATGCTTATATATGGCTCAAGGAAGGGAAAAAATGA
- a CDS encoding PilT/PilU family type 4a pilus ATPase: MEIKELLQEMVRLDASDVYITVGLPPCYRKEGINTPYSTKNLTTEDTRMLAESVMDEKQRKDFYEKMEMNLALYYPEIGRFRVNIFYQQRNIGMVIRQIKVQIKNIDDLQLPQILKDVIMIKRGLILVVGATGSGKSTTLAAMIDYRNTNATGHIITVEDPVEFVHQHKSSVITQREVGIDTLSFHDALKNTLRQAPDVILVGEIRDTETMESAITFAETGHLCLGTLHANNANQAIERIMNFFPVERHEQIYLLLSLNLCSVISQRLVPAKDGKRAACFELLLNTPRVKDLILKKQIGLLKETMANGTQEGMITFDQSLFNLYKEGKISYENAIAHADSANDLRLRIKTEGFGEKEDNIPMFRLKQ, from the coding sequence ATGGAAATTAAAGAACTTTTACAAGAGATGGTACGTCTCGATGCCTCGGATGTCTATATCACCGTTGGCCTTCCGCCTTGTTATCGCAAAGAAGGTATAAATACCCCTTACAGTACTAAAAACCTCACAACAGAAGACACCCGTATGCTCGCAGAGAGTGTCATGGATGAAAAGCAGCGAAAAGACTTTTATGAGAAAATGGAGATGAACCTTGCCTTGTATTATCCGGAAATCGGGCGCTTTCGGGTAAACATCTTTTATCAACAGAGAAACATTGGAATGGTCATACGTCAGATAAAAGTACAGATCAAGAATATTGACGATTTGCAGCTTCCTCAAATATTGAAAGATGTCATTATGATAAAACGGGGACTCATCCTTGTAGTTGGTGCAACAGGTTCCGGAAAATCAACTACCCTTGCTGCTATGATCGATTACAGAAACACCAATGCCACAGGACATATCATTACCGTTGAAGACCCCGTAGAATTTGTACATCAGCATAAAAGCTCGGTTATCACACAAAGGGAGGTTGGTATTGATACGTTATCGTTTCACGATGCATTGAAAAATACTTTACGTCAGGCCCCGGATGTTATTCTCGTTGGTGAGATCCGTGATACGGAAACGATGGAGTCTGCCATTACCTTTGCTGAAACCGGGCATCTGTGCCTGGGAACTCTTCACGCAAATAATGCCAATCAAGCAATAGAACGTATTATGAACTTTTTTCCTGTAGAGCGACACGAACAGATATACTTATTACTTTCGCTTAATCTGTGCTCTGTCATTTCACAAAGGCTAGTGCCGGCAAAAGACGGAAAACGGGCTGCCTGTTTTGAACTATTACTAAACACCCCAAGGGTCAAGGATCTTATCCTTAAAAAACAGATCGGATTATTGAAGGAGACTATGGCAAATGGGACGCAGGAGGGTATGATCACCTTTGACCAATCATTATTTAATCTCTATAAAGAGGGTAAGATTAGCTATGAAAACGCCATTGCTCATGCAGACAGTGCCAATGACCTTCGGTTACGTATAAAGACAGAAGGATTTGGAGAAAAAGAAGATAACATACCAATGTTCAGATTAAAACAATAA
- a CDS encoding TldD/PmbA family protein, protein MNKIEEKILDLALMHTPSVEVLYEEGETRSVNFENNKLKSVNTKSIRGIGLRIIKDGRIGFSSTTDFRQPEKLVANAVESAKFGQLATFDFPSKNTFCDVAVFDQRVIDYPIHTCIEIGKEAIDKSLSVNPAYECGVGIGKGHGMRRLINSKGLDVSLSFTAFSLGIEILQVKGQSLVCVGEGEGSKSLATDIHKHTDKVLNALRLAEKEVKLKTGSYPVIVTAKAIGNLLGTFESGCNGKLIQKGASPLTNKLGEKIIDERISIYDDATIDMADASYPWDGEGVPSQRTPLFEKGVLKNYLFDLQTAGIMKTKSTGNGNRGFSSQPSPGNSNITIDPGNMSLEAMIRDVKYGVLVDQVLGGGQSNVLAGEFSVNIDFGYLIEKGEIVGRVKDCMFAGNVFDIFNNIVAIGDKTEWHGSLNVPPFYFASINISGKDD, encoded by the coding sequence ATGAATAAAATCGAGGAAAAGATACTGGATTTGGCTCTAATGCATACACCCTCTGTAGAAGTTCTTTATGAAGAGGGTGAGACGCGGTCAGTAAATTTTGAGAATAATAAATTGAAATCCGTAAATACAAAATCAATCCGTGGAATCGGACTCCGGATAATCAAAGACGGAAGAATAGGATTCTCCAGTACCACAGATTTCCGGCAGCCGGAGAAATTGGTTGCTAATGCGGTAGAAAGTGCGAAATTCGGCCAACTCGCCACTTTTGATTTTCCTTCAAAAAATACCTTTTGTGATGTTGCCGTTTTTGATCAGCGTGTTATTGATTATCCCATTCATACCTGTATAGAAATAGGCAAAGAGGCCATTGATAAATCATTATCAGTGAACCCGGCTTATGAATGTGGCGTTGGGATTGGTAAGGGACACGGCATGCGGAGGCTCATTAATTCCAAAGGTCTCGATGTTTCTCTCTCATTTACAGCATTTAGCCTTGGCATTGAAATATTACAGGTTAAGGGGCAAAGTTTGGTTTGTGTCGGTGAAGGTGAGGGTTCCAAAAGTCTTGCTACCGATATCCATAAGCATACGGATAAGGTATTAAACGCTTTGAGGCTTGCCGAAAAAGAAGTAAAGCTGAAAACAGGTTCCTATCCGGTAATCGTTACGGCAAAGGCCATCGGGAACTTACTGGGAACCTTTGAATCAGGTTGCAACGGAAAACTAATACAAAAGGGCGCCTCACCCCTTACCAATAAACTTGGCGAAAAGATTATTGATGAAAGAATCAGTATCTATGATGATGCCACGATTGATATGGCGGATGCGAGCTATCCATGGGATGGGGAAGGTGTACCATCACAGCGCACACCGTTGTTTGAAAAGGGTGTTTTGAAAAACTACCTCTTCGATTTGCAAACAGCCGGAATAATGAAAACAAAATCAACGGGAAACGGCAACCGCGGTTTTTCTTCTCAGCCTTCTCCTGGCAATTCAAATATCACTATTGATCCCGGAAATATGTCATTGGAGGCAATGATCAGAGATGTAAAATACGGGGTGTTGGTAGACCAGGTACTTGGCGGAGGACAAAGCAACGTTCTCGCAGGCGAGTTTTCTGTAAACATTGATTTTGGCTACCTGATTGAGAAGGGAGAAATTGTAGGCAGGGTAAAGGATTGCATGTTTGCAGGAAACGTATTTGACATATTCAACAATATTGTAGCGATTGGCGATAAGACAGAATGGCACGGTTCACTGAACGTACCCCCCTTTTACTTCGCATCAATAAATATATCGGGGAAAGATGATTAA
- a CDS encoding Rieske 2Fe-2S domain-containing protein — MAEFVEVARLDEQPPGTGSTFTIQGKDIALFNVDGTIHAMDDRCLHAAASLESGKLEGKVVTCRTYSLRYDVTTGCTVYVPDYGVKTYPTKVEGKSW, encoded by the coding sequence ATGGCAGAGTTTGTCGAGGTGGCGCGGCTGGACGAACAGCCGCCGGGCACCGGCTCGACGTTCACGATCCAGGGCAAGGATATCGCCCTCTTTAACGTCGATGGGACCATCCATGCGATGGACGATCGTTGTCTCCACGCTGCTGCATCCCTGGAATCGGGAAAACTCGAAGGCAAGGTCGTTACGTGTCGCACGTACAGCTTGCGGTACGATGTTACCACCGGCTGTACGGTGTATGTTCCGGATTACGGGGTCAAGACTTATCCCACGAAGGTCGAGGGAAAATCATGGTAG
- a CDS encoding type II toxin-antitoxin system RelE/ParE family toxin: MNLEIFIKPRAKLDLFEVFKFYDEQSFGLGDEFIRCVDTKLEFIVKNPKACPKMYKDFHRGLVPRFPFGIYYKIDGKKNRGFCCS, encoded by the coding sequence ATGAACCTTGAAATTTTCATCAAGCCTCGAGCGAAATTGGATTTATTTGAGGTCTTCAAATTTTACGATGAACAATCTTTTGGTTTAGGCGATGAATTTATCCGTTGTGTTGACACCAAATTGGAATTTATTGTTAAGAATCCTAAGGCTTGCCCAAAAATGTATAAGGATTTTCATCGTGGATTAGTTCCAAGATTTCCTTTTGGTATTTATTATAAAATAGATGGGAAAAAGAATCGTGGTTTTTGCTGTTCTTGA
- a CDS encoding addiction module protein — MIIEKIPELKRLSNTEKLLLINELWDSLSLQEDALPVPESHKKILDERLRDHEANPEQGSTWKEVKSRILKKK; from the coding sequence ATGATTATTGAAAAAATTCCAGAATTAAAAAGATTGTCTAATACCGAGAAACTTTTACTCATCAACGAGTTGTGGGATTCTTTATCATTACAAGAAGATGCTTTACCGGTTCCAGAATCTCATAAAAAAATATTAGATGAACGCCTTAGAGATCATGAAGCGAATCCAGAACAAGGTTCTACATGGAAAGAAGTAAAGTCTAGGATATTGAAGAAAAAATGA